The Ciona intestinalis chromosome 9, KH, whole genome shotgun sequence genome contains the following window.
AAAAGCGCTGTAGTTGATCTTTCCATTTGTGGAGTGAATGACTGTCAGTACAAGAACGTTACAAATGCGAACATGAAACAATATGTTCCACATTCAAAGATCGTACTTTACATCATGTTTGCAGTTATGGGTTTCTTTGTACTTTCTGCCATTGCAATTATAACAATCTttctcaataaaataaattcctCGCTGCAAGCTCAGAATGAAATAAAAGACCAGGTAAATATAATCTTTCAagtcattttacaaaaactaatttgaataaatgtaacttactttattatcgcgtggcgggaaaatGACACTCATAagaacacgggtgttttgtttcatacacctcgtgctaacCAGTTACCtctgtattttaactttgaatTATATACACAGGGCTCTCTACAGTTTATGGGAGCAACAATGGCGGCAATGTTGAAGCATATGGTTAATCCAAAGCAACTTTTAATAACTCCGTTTGCTCTGTATAGTGGTCTCTACATGGCGTTTAAGTTTTCTGAGCTTCCCAGAGCTTATTCCTCATGTATGCTTGGAGTAACACAGGTAAGTATTGATATATGAAATGCAAaccacaatataaaataaggTAGGATATAAGATGGGACGTTTTTTAATCTCCTTTCTCATACCATTTGGTGGTAGACAAAGATATTTACATATACCGTATTCCCACGATACTAGATAGATTTcataattgttcaaaataatatCAAGAAATCTGAAAATTTTGCTTACAGTATCaaatcttaccccacgttACTATATTTTTAGGTTGGATTGTGCATTGCCATTTCCGATACATCCAACGCTCTTGTGTCTTATTTCTCGTGCAAATTAATCAGCAGAATAGGTCGCGTTGGACCAATAGTCGTCGTATTTTTGCTCGACTTTGGAAACTACATGTTTCTACTTAATTGGGTGCCTACGTCATCGAACAAGTGGCTTGTCTACGTCATATTTGCGATATTTGGTTGTATAGACGGCGTGTGGAATCCACAAATAAATGGTGGGTGAAAATAGACACAATTATGTTAGTATGTTGTACTATTTTCACTAACTATAGTACTTTAGATGTTGGATAAAATGGGATATACCTTTAACACAtcatatcgtgttttaacgcTCTTGTATTGCAaaaatgtaccatcttaccccatcctccTGTGTGAAttattaacatatttattttattttatttagatattcaTGGTTCCCATTTTCCCGAAAACAAAGAAACTGCCTTTATGGTTTGGAATTTCTGgattttggttggttttgCCATACAGTTTGGTTGGAGCACTAGTTTATGTGTGTACCTCAAAATTTACGTACAGATCGGACTATTGTGTTTTTCTGTGGTTTGCTATGGTAAGTTATATGCTACATTGTTATAGCCAATATGCAgaacaaaaactgtaaaatttattttacaggcATCGCGGAATACCGTTTtgtaaaagaaaagaaaaatgcATACGAACCTATTAAATGAGCTATTTAAGCGGTGaaggaaaacatttttttaagtgaAATGATGAGAGAATTGTGTATATGCTTGTATGCGTAGTCGTCAGATAACATGAGCTATTTTTAGTTACAGGTTACcgattattttaatactttaaatcTGTTTCGTTCACATGAAATATTACGTGTGGActaccatgtgtgttttggCCGTTCGAATTTTCGGGGTGTTTGTATAATTATTGTGTTGCGATGGTCACTTGTATTACCAAAGGTCCAGTGTGCTAAGTTTGTTTTGCCAACTGTTAGTTTTCTCCTTTTTACTGTACGGCTGTTTTTATTGAGTAATTTTAGTGCAGAGTTCGTGAACTAATTTGGTACAATTCAAATTAGAGCATTGTATTTTGGTATTACAAAAGTAAGGCTGTAAGAACGTTAAGGCAGGTAGTGGGGAAATTCTGTTGGAAAATCCAAGTGTTTAATAAGGTAAGAAGACAACGACAAGTTGCTATTTTGTAACGTGTGAAAGAAGTCGCCAATTGGCGACCATCgcactttttattttgagagatatcatatttttaattcatataTACTTATAATTTGTTCCAGCCTATTAAATTCGAGGTAGTCCAAgcggcactagtgaagaatcttccggtacatagcagaataggctggtggaaagtgttagtggttaggtgttgatggttaggggttagcaaatagggtgggggggggacTTTTCACTAGCACTGtccaattttttgtttttgtttaagtcAGTTAAGTgaggaaacaaagaaaataatattggCAATTAAGACCCtagtaataattttaaaaggtaatttttacctttttaaaaagtacCCAAAACCTACTGTCTTTGACACTTTGACAGTAATTGGAAGTCAGGTAATGTAGtaaacgttttatttaaagctTCATATTACAAAAGGCATTTAATGACAGCATTacttttattagtttaatataaatggcCACAATAAACACAGATATCAGTTGGAGAATTTCCACAAATTTGAAGAATTTCCGCTTCTCCTGCTTCGGTTGTGCTTCTACCTACCAACCATTTCCTATCCTGGTAATAAGCAAGGTGTGATATAGCTTCCTTATCAGTATAGTGGGGAACATGTATTGGAATATGTGGATCCAAAATGTCAAAGCCTTCTTGGCCGAGAATGTCGTATGGATGTTCACTCGAAACTTTTGCGATACGTTTTGTTTGACTTGGTATACCAGATGTGTTTAATCCAACAATTACGGCACCATTTTTCCATTTGTTACTCAGGATTTTCTTGAAATTATGAACGAGAGCAAGTTCATTGGGCTCTAAATAAACTCCAGGCTCGATTTTTAAAGTTGAGATACCGAAAAAAGAGTTAGCACAGTCTACTGCAGCTAATGTTCTTGGAAAATCAGGTGAATCCTGATTTATAATCTCACGTAGTATACAGCCAGCAACATCTGTTGCAATTCTAACACGAGCAATGCCAAGATCCACTAAGGTGGAAAATGAAACACCAGATTTTGTCTTTTCATGTTTCGACCACGTATACTCTCGTGTTGTAAACACATTTTCCAATAAATCTGAATTTATTTGCCGAAAGTTTTCTAACCAACGTGCTG
Protein-coding sequences here:
- the LOC100182794 gene encoding protein unc-93 homolog A translates to MEDGTEYTSEKHVIRAFIPFLVSIALVFSGFGVLLDLQTSIHIKNGVGATATCASYIASAIFGVTFTPIILRKFEKKYLMQITASTCLIYIAANYYPVSSVLIPAGVIVGFGEALMWPVMSLYVTYFATKFAQFGAKNTSDVITEFTGYFFCSYQLSQTFGNLVSYAILYAGKTITDTGGNAFNKSAVVDLSICGVNDCQYKNVTNANMKQYVPHSKIVLYIMFAVMGFFVLSAIAIITIFLNKINSSLQAQNEIKDQGSLQFMGATMAAMLKHMVNPKQLLITPFALYSGLYMAFKFSELPRAYSSCMLGVTQVGLCIAISDTSNALVSYFSCKLISRIGRVGPIVVVFLLDFGNYMFLLNWVPTSSNKWLVYVIFAIFGCIDGVWNPQINDIHGSHFPENKETAFMVWNFWILVGFAIQFGWSTSLCVYLKIYVQIGLLCFSVVCYGIAEYRFVKEKKNAYEPIK
- the LOC100185161 gene encoding 28S ribosomal protein S29, mitochondrial-like, whose amino-acid sequence is MLPYTCCTRYIRHQATTKLIKNISCAVLQGTNIPEVIQVRKQSKINLRTNSDSSPGLASSIKKIYCNERDPGNHTLKDIGLMHEIPKEDQSSLVLKYDKGFRKKFLTEASAVDKLCIMIRKPGLELVNYLKHANYSTAVNRYLMYGPAGCGKTMTMMYAVDYCKKQGWLIVPVFNPWTWIQYKNTYIVHQREEIVRSLWNKDRVDHPEIAARWLENFRQINSDLLENVFTTREYTWSKHEKTKSGVSFSTLVDLGIARVRIATDVAGCILREIINQDSPDFPRTLAAVDCANSFFGISTLKIEPGVYLEPNELALVHNFKKILSNKWKNGAVIVGLNTSGIPSQTKRIAKVSSEHPYDILGQEGFDILDPHIPIHVPHYTDKEAISHLAYYQDRKWLVGRSTTEAGEAEILQICGNSPTDICVYCGHLY